In a genomic window of Acidobacteriota bacterium:
- a CDS encoding MlaD family protein: MQRDSNTIRVGLTVLAAVVALAAFIFAIGEQSALFTPTNSYRTMFPNAAGLVEGNPVQLNGVTVGRVDRILLSEDPDSELLEVRISVERRYAGRLRRDSLARLKTLGLLGDKYVEITSGSPEAVLLNPGEEIPAALPTDVDELIASGADVVDHAVVTARSLSNILARMERGEGLLGELVAGREDKRITDTVIHTLESIDRLTSQVEAGDGVLGRLLTDREMGDRIASSIEELDETLRLLREGDGLAPALLRDSELKARFETTLADTQVAAADLREVTADLREADGLLPRLLNDEELSESLTTEVEQLLKRLNSTLDQVAEGDGTAARLINDPAIYEALDDLVVGINESRLLRWLVRNRQKAGIKKRYRDTQDEIAAAGSEDPGERP; the protein is encoded by the coding sequence ATGCAGCGTGACTCGAACACAATCAGGGTGGGTCTGACCGTACTCGCGGCCGTCGTCGCGCTGGCCGCATTCATCTTCGCGATCGGCGAGCAGAGCGCCCTGTTCACGCCCACCAACAGCTACCGCACCATGTTCCCGAACGCCGCGGGGCTGGTCGAGGGGAACCCCGTCCAACTGAACGGCGTGACCGTCGGCAGGGTCGACCGCATCCTGCTCAGCGAAGACCCTGACAGCGAACTGCTGGAGGTGCGGATCAGCGTCGAGCGCCGCTATGCAGGCCGGCTGCGCCGAGACTCCCTGGCGCGCCTCAAGACCCTGGGTCTTCTGGGCGACAAGTACGTCGAGATCACCTCGGGTTCGCCCGAAGCCGTCCTCCTCAATCCCGGCGAGGAGATTCCGGCGGCCCTGCCGACCGACGTCGACGAACTGATCGCCAGCGGCGCGGACGTGGTCGACCATGCGGTCGTGACCGCCCGTTCCCTGTCGAACATCCTCGCCCGCATGGAGCGCGGCGAGGGGCTGCTCGGCGAGTTGGTCGCCGGCCGCGAGGACAAGCGGATCACCGACACGGTGATCCACACGCTGGAGTCAATCGATCGCCTGACCAGCCAGGTGGAGGCCGGCGACGGAGTCCTCGGGCGCCTGCTCACCGACCGCGAGATGGGCGACCGGATCGCCTCTTCGATCGAGGAGCTGGATGAGACCCTGAGGCTCCTGCGAGAAGGCGACGGGCTGGCGCCGGCGCTGCTCCGCGACAGTGAACTGAAGGCCCGCTTCGAGACGACCCTGGCGGACACCCAGGTTGCCGCCGCGGATCTCCGGGAAGTCACCGCCGACCTGCGCGAGGCCGACGGCCTCCTGCCCCGGCTCCTGAACGACGAGGAACTGAGCGAATCGCTGACCACCGAAGTCGAACAACTCCTCAAGCGGTTGAACTCGACCCTGGACCAGGTCGCGGAGGGAGACGGCACCGCGGCCCGGCTGATCAACGACCCCGCGATCTACGAGGCGCTCGACGACCTCGTGGTCGGCATCAACGAATCGAGGCTGCTGCGCTGGCTCGTCCGGAACCGCCAGAAGGCGGGCATCAAGAAGCGGTACCGGGACACGCAGGATGAGATCGCGGCAGCCGGCTCCGAGGATCCCGGGGAACGACCGTGA
- a CDS encoding Fe(2+)-trafficking protein, with product MIICARCGRKRDALAGPPVPGATGEEIAKRVCAGCWDEWAAMEIKVINELRLNFMDPAAQATLTSHMRDFLFPGDDSTVNPGERLDFDSIGEP from the coding sequence GTGATCATCTGCGCGCGCTGCGGCCGGAAACGGGACGCGCTCGCCGGGCCGCCCGTGCCCGGCGCCACGGGTGAGGAGATCGCCAAGCGCGTTTGCGCCGGCTGCTGGGACGAGTGGGCGGCGATGGAGATCAAGGTGATCAACGAACTGCGCCTGAACTTCATGGATCCGGCCGCGCAGGCCACCCTCACGAGTCACATGAGGGACTTCCTCTTCCCCGGCGACGACTCCACCGTGAACCCCGGGGAACGGCTCGATTTCGACTCGATCGGTGAACCCTAG
- a CDS encoding GWxTD domain-containing protein yields MRRLGLALAFGVLTAGSAQAAESLERLHPDDLINPLLGPGYTSWLVGPVGQLADEEERTLYLLLESDEEAAAFVDEFWSRRDSGLRRQFDLRASEADKRYSESGRLGRRTDRGMVYILFGDPEKTEWEEHRDIDDPDVQLWTYAKSTAKGLNGRKPARRYRFARDGDMMRLFSNDPADPDNRRRRMLRRIREPPRRPWR; encoded by the coding sequence GTGCGGCGGCTCGGCCTGGCTCTTGCGTTCGGCGTTCTGACCGCCGGCAGCGCCCAGGCCGCCGAGAGCCTCGAGCGGCTCCATCCGGACGACCTGATCAATCCTCTCCTGGGCCCCGGGTACACGAGCTGGCTGGTCGGCCCCGTGGGGCAGCTTGCCGACGAGGAGGAACGGACCCTCTATCTCCTTCTGGAGTCGGACGAGGAGGCCGCCGCCTTCGTCGACGAGTTCTGGAGCCGCCGCGACTCCGGTCTGCGGCGGCAGTTCGACCTCCGCGCGTCCGAGGCGGACAAGCGCTACTCGGAATCCGGCCGGCTCGGCCGGCGCACGGATCGTGGCATGGTCTACATCCTGTTCGGCGACCCGGAGAAGACGGAATGGGAGGAGCATCGCGACATCGATGACCCGGACGTCCAGCTCTGGACCTACGCGAAGAGCACCGCCAAGGGGCTCAACGGCAGGAAGCCGGCACGCCGCTACCGCTTCGCCCGCGACGGCGACATGATGCGCCTGTTCTCGAACGATCCGGCCGACCCGGACAACCGGCGTCGCCGGATGCTCCGCCGGATCCGCGAGCCCCCGCGCCGACCCTGGCGGTAG
- the folE gene encoding GTP cyclohydrolase I FolE, translated as MRMLEPVEQFSTHEVGPRRDLDPERVARLAERVRAMLIELGLDLDDPNLKTTHERVARMYLEMFRGMDQGTKPRVTTFPNDENYQAMVMEKDIPFYSMCSHHLVPFYGHAHIAYVPGDKILGLSKFARILEFYAKRPQLQERLTEQVVSFLDDELRVRGAMVVIEARHLCVEMRGVEKSGVMTVTSALRGIFHERPIREEFLDLLKGR; from the coding sequence ATGCGAATGCTGGAGCCGGTCGAGCAGTTCTCGACCCACGAAGTTGGTCCGCGGAGGGACCTCGATCCGGAGCGGGTGGCCCGCCTCGCGGAGCGCGTCCGCGCGATGCTGATCGAGCTCGGTCTCGATCTCGACGACCCCAATCTGAAGACCACCCATGAGCGAGTGGCCCGCATGTACCTGGAGATGTTCCGGGGGATGGACCAGGGCACCAAGCCGCGGGTCACGACCTTTCCCAACGACGAGAACTACCAGGCGATGGTGATGGAGAAGGACATCCCGTTCTACTCCATGTGTTCCCACCATCTCGTGCCCTTCTACGGTCACGCGCACATCGCCTACGTTCCCGGCGACAAGATCCTGGGCCTGTCCAAGTTCGCGCGCATCCTGGAGTTCTACGCCAAGCGGCCGCAGCTCCAGGAGCGGCTCACCGAGCAGGTCGTGAGCTTCCTGGATGACGAACTGCGGGTCCGCGGCGCGATGGTCGTGATCGAGGCCCGGCACCTCTGCGTCGAGATGCGCGGGGTCGAGAAGTCCGGCGTCATGACGGTGACGTCGGCGCTTCGCGGCATCTTCCATGAACGCCCGATTCGGGAAGAGTTCCTGGACCTGCTGAAGGGACGGTGA
- a CDS encoding SelT/SelW/SelH family (seleno)protein, which produces MSRVTIEYCVMUNYRPRAAGLAAQLKERFDLDTELVDGGGGVFEVALDGRPVFSKKELGRFPDNGEVEHAVAELL; this is translated from the coding sequence ATGAGCCGAGTCACGATCGAATACTGCGTGATGTGAAACTACCGCCCCCGAGCCGCCGGTCTGGCGGCTCAGTTGAAGGAGCGGTTCGACCTCGACACCGAACTCGTCGACGGCGGCGGCGGCGTCTTCGAGGTCGCCCTCGACGGCCGCCCCGTCTTCTCGAAGAAAGAGCTCGGTCGCTTCCCCGACAACGGCGAAGTCGAGCACGCCGTCGCCGAGCTGCTGTAG
- a CDS encoding 6-carboxytetrahydropterin synthase, translated as MSGTYSLQLGKEDFKFSAAHFTVFSADEAEALHGHNYRVSVELSGSGVDGLEFLVPVAAAKRDIRAQCAALDEKVLLPAECPHLELGQGDTVTATFGQRQYEFPSSEVVLLPVANVTVEALARLLWQRLADRWGSLHDRVETLEVIVAETRGQGASYRRDLQEHRFEDAVRS; from the coding sequence GTGTCCGGCACCTACTCGTTGCAGCTCGGCAAAGAGGACTTCAAGTTCTCGGCGGCTCACTTCACCGTGTTTTCGGCGGACGAGGCGGAGGCGCTTCATGGGCACAACTACCGGGTGAGCGTGGAACTGAGCGGGTCCGGGGTGGACGGGCTCGAGTTCCTGGTGCCGGTCGCCGCGGCGAAGCGGGATATCCGGGCGCAGTGCGCGGCACTGGACGAGAAGGTCCTGCTGCCGGCGGAGTGCCCGCATCTTGAACTCGGGCAAGGTGACACCGTGACGGCGACCTTCGGGCAGCGGCAATACGAGTTCCCCTCATCGGAGGTCGTCCTGCTGCCCGTGGCGAACGTGACCGTCGAGGCGCTGGCCCGATTGCTCTGGCAACGCCTGGCGGACCGATGGGGCTCCCTTCACGATCGCGTGGAAACACTCGAAGTCATCGTGGCTGAAACCCGGGGCCAGGGCGCCAGCTACCGGCGCGACCTGCAGGAGCATCGCTTTGAAGACGCAGTTCGATCCTGA
- a CDS encoding DUF1330 domain-containing protein: MKTQFDPDESQVTTLRGLDPEAPVAALNLFQFNDRARYVPGDEEYGTEAAEVSGQEAFQRYVAAAGQVLADLGGHVAFTTMVDQVMIGPSDPQWHVAAIMVFPTRRAFIEMTMNPEFQAASRHRKAGLANHYQVHLNGAPWVEE, translated from the coding sequence TTGAAGACGCAGTTCGATCCTGACGAAAGCCAGGTAACGACCCTCCGTGGACTCGATCCCGAGGCCCCCGTTGCCGCGCTCAACCTCTTCCAGTTCAACGACCGCGCGCGGTACGTTCCCGGCGACGAGGAGTACGGCACCGAAGCAGCCGAAGTCTCCGGCCAGGAGGCCTTCCAGCGATACGTAGCCGCCGCGGGCCAGGTTCTTGCCGACCTGGGAGGCCACGTAGCGTTCACCACAATGGTCGATCAGGTGATGATCGGGCCCTCCGACCCCCAGTGGCATGTCGCGGCCATCATGGTCTTTCCAACCCGCCGGGCCTTCATCGAGATGACGATGAACCCCGAGTTCCAGGCCGCATCCCGGCACAGGAAGGCCGGCCTGGCGAACCACTACCAGGTGCATCTGAACGGTGCGCCGTGGGTGGAGGAGTAG
- a CDS encoding TRAM domain-containing protein: MSSRAGIRPGNTGGATPAAATATTTTTTEPTPRKRPLSAERLEALAALAGINRLELTIEKLVLGGDGLARWRGMPVFVPRAAPGDVVEVRITERRPSYARAEIEEVKTPGPLRREAPCPFYERCGGCQLQHIEDAAQLGLKAAAARETLRRLGGIDPAQLAACRLEEPVGERTWGYRLRTQVHLARRSEGDARSEGSVGVGFRRRRSHDLVLVDRCPVLAPALENELRGLSSLPGDPAAASKKLPSRLSLAAAGLEPDSPVVAAPPVDGLPGGDVEIDLLGRKLSYDARCFFQAHGGLLESLLLSAVGPFEGDAAVELYAGVGFFTAGLADRYGSVTAVEGESVAARYARNNLRRNGLRHCRVERSAVESWVDRRRGGPGLESGLDRVLVDPPRGGLARKVRSALLNAAPRRLTYVSCDPATLARDLGDLTRDFDLESISFFDVFPQTAHIETVAQLRRRR, translated from the coding sequence ATGAGTTCGCGCGCCGGGATCCGGCCTGGGAACACGGGCGGCGCCACACCGGCGGCGGCCACGGCCACGACCACGACCACGACTGAGCCGACTCCCCGGAAGCGGCCCCTGTCGGCCGAACGCCTGGAAGCGCTGGCGGCCCTTGCCGGCATCAATCGCCTTGAACTGACCATCGAGAAGCTCGTGCTCGGCGGCGACGGCCTCGCGCGGTGGCGCGGGATGCCGGTCTTCGTCCCGCGGGCCGCCCCTGGCGATGTGGTCGAGGTCAGGATCACCGAGCGCCGCCCGAGCTACGCCCGCGCGGAGATCGAAGAGGTGAAGACCCCGGGGCCGCTGCGGCGAGAGGCGCCGTGTCCGTTCTACGAGCGTTGCGGCGGCTGCCAGCTCCAGCACATCGAGGACGCGGCGCAGTTGGGACTGAAGGCGGCGGCTGCAAGGGAGACGTTGCGCCGGCTGGGCGGCATCGACCCGGCCCAGCTTGCCGCGTGCCGCCTCGAGGAGCCGGTCGGCGAGAGGACGTGGGGTTACCGGCTGCGCACTCAGGTCCACCTTGCCAGACGTTCGGAGGGGGACGCGCGTTCCGAGGGGTCCGTCGGCGTCGGTTTCCGGCGGCGTCGCAGTCACGACCTGGTCCTCGTCGACCGCTGCCCGGTGCTCGCTCCGGCTCTCGAGAACGAGCTGCGCGGTTTGTCCTCGCTGCCTGGCGACCCGGCTGCCGCTTCGAAGAAGCTGCCGAGCCGCCTGAGTCTGGCGGCGGCCGGCCTGGAGCCGGACAGCCCGGTCGTGGCGGCGCCGCCTGTTGACGGACTGCCGGGCGGCGATGTCGAGATCGACCTGCTGGGCAGGAAGCTCAGCTACGACGCCCGTTGCTTCTTCCAGGCCCACGGCGGGCTCCTGGAGTCGCTGCTGCTGTCGGCAGTCGGGCCCTTCGAGGGCGACGCCGCCGTGGAGCTCTACGCCGGCGTAGGCTTCTTCACCGCTGGACTCGCCGACCGGTACGGGTCCGTCACGGCCGTGGAAGGCGAGTCGGTGGCCGCCCGCTACGCGCGGAACAACCTGCGCCGCAACGGTCTTCGCCACTGCCGCGTCGAACGGTCGGCGGTCGAGAGCTGGGTCGACCGGCGGCGCGGCGGTCCCGGTCTGGAATCCGGCCTCGACCGGGTGCTGGTCGATCCGCCCCGCGGCGGCCTGGCGCGAAAGGTCCGCAGCGCCCTCCTGAACGCGGCGCCTCGCCGCCTGACCTACGTCTCCTGCGACCCCGCCACTCTCGCCCGCGACCTCGGCGACCTGACCCGCGACTTCGACCTCGAGTCCATCTCCTTCTTCGACGTCTTCCCGCAGACGGCCCACATCGAAACCGTGGCGCAGTTGCGACGGCGTCGGTGA
- a CDS encoding TlpA disulfide reductase family protein — protein MTRRLAVGLLVGLGVAGAVLVAVFGFLVSSILAGGEPPEVSELDPILTSFQLDTLDGSRLGPPDLRGDVVVVDMWASWCKPCVVQAEILERLREEYAGRGVSFLALNSGEDLETVRGYVEKTPFSYPVLLDPEDEVMGAAGLYALPTLLVLDPRGDVSYISIGITGASVVRNAIEEALASATG, from the coding sequence ATGACAAGACGGTTGGCGGTCGGCCTGCTGGTCGGCTTGGGCGTGGCCGGGGCGGTCCTCGTGGCGGTTTTCGGCTTCCTCGTGTCGAGCATCCTCGCGGGTGGCGAGCCGCCGGAGGTGTCGGAACTCGATCCGATCCTGACCAGCTTCCAGTTGGACACGCTGGACGGGTCGCGGCTGGGTCCGCCGGACTTGCGGGGCGACGTCGTCGTGGTCGACATGTGGGCGTCCTGGTGCAAGCCCTGCGTTGTCCAGGCGGAGATCCTCGAGCGGCTGCGCGAGGAGTACGCCGGCCGGGGTGTGTCCTTCCTCGCCCTGAACAGCGGGGAGGACCTGGAAACGGTCCGCGGCTACGTCGAGAAGACACCGTTCAGCTACCCGGTGCTCCTGGACCCCGAAGACGAGGTGATGGGCGCCGCGGGACTCTACGCCCTGCCGACCCTCCTGGTGCTGGACCCTCGGGGCGACGTCTCCTACATCTCGATCGGCATCACCGGGGCCAGCGTGGTTCGCAACGCGATCGAGGAGGCGCTCGCGTCCGCGACCGGCTGA